Below is a genomic region from Alkalibaculum bacchi.
TGGAATTCATGGTCAGATATTCTGTTTGTGTCAGAATAACATTGTTCTGGAACTTGTCATCAATATATGGCTCAATATCCTTCTTAGTCCCCCATCTGGCTGAACCATACTCTTCGCCTTCTCGAAACTTCTTGGCTTTCTTGCCTTTAGTGTAAACAATAGCTTTTACAAGTCCAGCTATTACTAAGCCTATTACTAAGTCATTTGCTTTTAAACTTGGTAGAAAACTCATTGTCTCTATTTGCAAGATAGCTGTAAAAACCCTGTCAATAATATCTCCACCAACATAGACATTAACGTGTTTGGAAAAAATATTTCCAAAATAGAAAATAAGAATGTAGGGTAGCCATCCAATCATAAATTCCTTTGGACTATCTATCTTCAGAGCATCTTTTACATCCTTTAAAATCTTATCAATCACAATGGAAACCACCTCCCAATAAGACTAGAAAATAATTCCTTCCTTTTGGTGTAATCAGCGTTTGAATACCAACTAGTCTTCCATCTTCACTAATCCATTCCTTAACTTCAAAATAGCCTTTATTTTTACGGGAATATGGAAGAAGTCTTTGATGTTTATCTCTATAAACAAAGTCGTTAGCTAACAAAAAATCGATGAAGGCTTTTTGTGGAATATTCAACTGCTTAGCTGTGTTTCTAAAATTAGTGAGCAGGTTCTTATCTACCAGTTGATCATAGTAATTGGCTTTTGGCTCTAACTCTTTTATTTTTTGATTCTTTTCTTCAATTACATTATTGGCAACTAGCATAGCTTTCGCTAGTATTTCTTCATTCGTCAGCATTTCCTGCCCCTCAATATAACCTCCATTTTTTCTAATACTAGGAAGGACTTCTTTGGTTACCCAATGCTTAAATCTCTTTGCCGATGGTAGCTTAGATGAGAGTATCAGGGAATAAAGACCTGACTCGTTAATGGCTGTCATACTTCTCATCTGTCTGCCGTCGTGAATCCCGACATCAGCTCTATCCTCTATATCAACATGTCTAGCTAAGGCATCCCTTGTATTTGAGTATCCTAGTTTTTCAGCTACTTCTTTTCCTAAAAAGAAAAACTCACCGTCTTTTTCAATAACAGTGAGCTCTCCGAATTCCTTATTATTAAATTGTAAAATATTATTCATAGACTTTGCTCCTTGTGTTTATTCTTAACCTTATCGTTAGTTATAGTCTCTTTAATTTTTTCTTTAAGCTGGCTAATTTGCTTCTTTACTGATTGCTTCTTATCGTATTTCTGTTCAGCCTTTTGCAAGGCTCTACTGAAAGCCACGTCCATTACCTTGGTGTCTTTCGCTTGAAAAAAGACATTATAATTGCCTGTTTCTTTATCTCTTAAGACTGAAAATTTAACTCCATGCTTGTTCAACTCTTTTCTAAGTTCTTTCAATTCGGGTTCTTTTACTTCTATTTCTTCAAGCTGGCCTTTTTTCACCATGTCTTTTAGCTTTGTCTCATTGCCTTCTTGCTTAATGTATTCCTCAAGTCCTCCAGCCTTCTTTGATTTGGCCATAAGTGTCTTCATTGCCCTTAAAAGCTCGTCTGCAATTTTCTTGCTGGCTCTAAATTGAATACTTACAGTTCTATTAGATATATCTTCATTAATCATCTTTCTTCACCCCCAAAGAGTAAGCTATCTGTGTATCGATTCATCTTATTCCTTTTAATTTTCTTTCTAAAATCATCACCTGAAACAAGAATAGGTATGCACATTTCTATAATCCTTGAATAAATTCGTTGATATTCTATCTCGTTGGCGTTTTCTATCGTCGTTAATGAAAGATTAGTTGTAATAATTGTTGGCTTTTGACTCTGATACCTAGCATTTATTACGTTATACACTTGCTCTTTAGCATAGCTAGTATCTCTTTCAATACCTAAATCATCTAAAATAAGTAACGGAACATTAGTAATCGAGTCAATATATTTATTGTTATCTAAGCTAAAACCTCCTGATTGAAGATCATTAATAATTTCAGCAAAGTTCCTCATCTTTACAGATAATAGTTTCTCCTCAATCAAGTAGTTCGCTATGCAAGAAGCTAGAAAGGACTTTCCACTTCCCACACTTCCATAGAAAAGTAAACCTATATTATCCTTTTGCATTTCTTCAAAATTTTTAGCAAAATTTAGTGCGACAGTATAACTCTGTTCCTTTTCTCCCTCATAAGATGAGAAACGATAATTTCCTGCGATTGGGGATTTGAAGCATGATTTTTTCAAAGAAGCAATATGTTGCAACTTCTTTCTTTTCTTTTGTTCCTCTTCTTTTTTTCTATCGCATAAGCACTTCTTACTGAATATATGAATCTCTCCTAGCAAATTAATTGGCTCAAGGTCTAACTGTTCACCGCATTCTTTACAGTAAACATGGCCGTCTACAAAAGCATCTGTTTCTGGATTTAATGGAAATTCTATTCCCGATATTAAAATTTTTTCTATCATAAATGTTCACCTCTTTCATATTCTTTAAAACTCGGTATTTTGCTTCTCTCACTTCTTGTTTGTTGCCCTTGATCTTTGTAAAACCAGGAAAGAATTGTCGCTTCATGATCCTCATAGGTTCTTCCTGTACTTTTCAAATAGCTTGATAACCTTTGAATATAATTTTCAAGTTGATGTGAAAGAATGGTCTTTAGATTAGATAATTCCTTATTCGATAAAAAGACATTTTGAAAAGCTCCAAAAACTTTTTGCTCCTGATTAAAATCAGTCTTAGTAGAATCAGTCTTAATATAATTAGTATTAGTAGGGTCAACTTTCTTAACTTCTTGAAGTTCAGTTTCTTTACTTCTATAATTAAATTTCTTAACTTCTTGAAGTTCAAAATCTTTACTTCTAGTAGTTTGATTTTCTAACTTCTCATCCCTATAGCTAGTAAAGTCTTTTACATAGATAATGTTAGGTTTCCCAAAGCCTAATCTCTTTCTTTCAATTAGGCCGATTCCTCCAGTGTTTTTATCCAGCTCATCTAAGGCTTTTACAGCTGTCGGTCTAGACCTATTTATTGTTTTCATTATCTCTTCAATAGTAAAAATAATATAAATT
It encodes:
- a CDS encoding ATP-binding protein codes for the protein MIEKILISGIEFPLNPETDAFVDGHVYCKECGEQLDLEPINLLGEIHIFSKKCLCDRKKEEEQKKRKKLQHIASLKKSCFKSPIAGNYRFSSYEGEKEQSYTVALNFAKNFEEMQKDNIGLLFYGSVGSGKSFLASCIANYLIEEKLLSVKMRNFAEIINDLQSGGFSLDNNKYIDSITNVPLLILDDLGIERDTSYAKEQVYNVINARYQSQKPTIITTNLSLTTIENANEIEYQRIYSRIIEMCIPILVSGDDFRKKIKRNKMNRYTDSLLFGGEER
- a CDS encoding phage antirepressor KilAC domain-containing protein: MNNILQFNNKEFGELTVIEKDGEFFFLGKEVAEKLGYSNTRDALARHVDIEDRADVGIHDGRQMRSMTAINESGLYSLILSSKLPSAKRFKHWVTKEVLPSIRKNGGYIEGQEMLTNEEILAKAMLVANNVIEEKNQKIKELEPKANYYDQLVDKNLLTNFRNTAKQLNIPQKAFIDFLLANDFVYRDKHQRLLPYSRKNKGYFEVKEWISEDGRLVGIQTLITPKGRNYFLVLLGGGFHCD
- a CDS encoding PcfB family protein; the encoded protein is MINEDISNRTVSIQFRASKKIADELLRAMKTLMAKSKKAGGLEEYIKQEGNETKLKDMVKKGQLEEIEVKEPELKELRKELNKHGVKFSVLRDKETGNYNVFFQAKDTKVMDVAFSRALQKAEQKYDKKQSVKKQISQLKEKIKETITNDKVKNKHKEQSL
- a CDS encoding replication initiator protein A, yielding MEFDYFYKRDLERFQFFMLPKILVMGEQFKTISSDAKILYACLFDRISLSAKNDWLDEEGRIYIIFTIEEIMKTINRSRPTAVKALDELDKNTGGIGLIERKRLGFGKPNIIYVKDFTSYRDEKLENQTTRSKDFELQEVKKFNYRSKETELQEVKKVDPTNTNYIKTDSTKTDFNQEQKVFGAFQNVFLSNKELSNLKTILSHQLENYIQRLSSYLKSTGRTYEDHEATILSWFYKDQGQQTRSERSKIPSFKEYERGEHL